Proteins encoded together in one Chroicocephalus ridibundus chromosome 13, bChrRid1.1, whole genome shotgun sequence window:
- the CCDC62 gene encoding coiled-coil domain-containing protein 62 isoform X4, translated as MNSSVPCSASPQKLSESLENSTIQKQRQELQLLIAELKDRDKELNDMVAVHQQELLAWEDDRQKRLTLAERCSLLNNELNKRNDIIKSLTKRLKFLESRQNDSRATFEYTQQKFKELSQKVTDATVHCQALEEKNRSLHCSVLELSAKTGQLQAREQELLTMLKLKAFLRREEWSTNNKLVYFHKQACFLALIFGIFSSRAQKKICEVAVTAADEVILETTDYIIEFTSKFRKLESALHAAKTEEFSLNEEKQDLKLRLKELTLETNKLKDDLCERIKENNKQQEEIIHLRQENGCLRNELALIVEKSNRKDQLLQFARSKQARTDTELSSLRQIYVKQQRDLQFLHVNLESSQELRQKHEKASHERSEENVDLNSFHMGSPCLTSTQKGDRPQRCEKFSDEDFPLEINDLSVTKTTNRCCSATIDQGTSSPVSKLQQALAESRQMVADLELSTLLHASPRCSPNSSSINTTAELAEALHRTQLSAAEERGAKLTFSSL; from the exons ATGAATTCATCAGTGCCGTGTTCTGCTTCGCCCCAG AAACTTAGCGAAAGCCTTGAGAACAGCACCATTCAGAAACAGAGGCAAGAACTCCAGCTTTTAATTGCGGAACTGAAAGATCGTGATAAGGAACTCAACGACATGGTTGCAGTGCATCAACAAGAGCTTCTAGCCTGGGAAGATGATCGTCAAAAAAGACTGACTTTAGCAGAACGATGCAGCTTATTAAACA ATGAGCTGAACAAGAGAAATGACATTATAAAATCACTCACCAAAAGGTTAAAGTTCTTAGAATCTCGGCAGAATGACAGTAGGGCAACATTTGAATATACACAACAGAAGTTTAAAGAGCTGTCTCAAAAAGTAACAGATGCAACTGTTCACTGTCAGGCTCTGGAG GAGAAAAATCGAAGTCTCCACTGCTCAGTTTTGGAACTGTCTGCTAAAACAGGCCAGCTGCAAGCGAGAGAACAGGAGCTTCTTACTATGCTTAAGCTGAAG GCTTTTTTGAGAAGAGAAGAGTGGTCAACAAACAATAAACTGGTTTATTTTCATAAACAAGCTTGTTTCCTGGCTTTGatttttgggattttttcctcAAGAGCTCAGAAGAAAATCTGTGAAGTAGCTGTAACTGCTGCA GACGAGGTTATACTTGAAACAACTGATTACATTATTGAGTTTACATCTAAATTCAGAAAGCTGGAAAGTGCATTGCATGCAGCAAAGACGGAGGAATTCAGTCTAAACGAAGAAAAGCAAGACCTCAAACTGAGACTGAAAGAACTAACACTTGAAACAAATAAGCTGAAAG atgacCTCTGTGaaaggataaaggaaaataataagcAGCAGGAAGAAATCATTCACCTCAGACAAGAAAATGGCTGCTTGAGGAATGAGCTTGCACTTATTG TTGAGAAATCAAATAGGAAGGATCAACTTCTTCAGTTTGCCAGGTCTAAACAAGCACGGACTGACACAGAACTATCAAGTTTGCGACAG ATCTACGTAAAACAGCAGCGTGACTTGCAATTTCTTCATGTCAATTTGGAGAGCTCTCAAGAATTAAGGCAAAAGCATGAAAAGGCGTCACATGAAAGGAg tgaagaAAACGTGGATCTGAATTCTTTTCACATGGGTTCTCCCTGTTTGACATCCACCCAGAAAGGAGACAGGCCTCAAAGATGTGAGAAATTCTCTGATGAAGACTTCCCTCTGGAGATCAATGACCTTTCAGTGACTAAGACGACAAATCGATGCTGCAGTGCTACCATTGACCAA GGTACCAGTTCCCCCGTAAGTAAGCTGCAGCAGGCGTTGGCCGAGTCTCGACAGATGGTTGCTGATCTGGAGCTTAGCACTCTCCTCCACGCAAGCCCCCGCTGCAGTcctaacagcagcagcattaataCG ACAGCAGAACTTGCAGAAGCTCTTCACAGAACCCAGTTATCTGCTGCAGAAGAAAGAGGTGCTAAGCTTACATTCTCTTCTCTATGA
- the CCDC62 gene encoding coiled-coil domain-containing protein 62 isoform X2 — translation MNSSVPCSASPQKLSESLENSTIQKQRQELQLLIAELKDRDKELNDMVAVHQQELLAWEDDRQKRLTLAERCSLLNNELNKRNDIIKSLTKRLKFLESRQNDSRATFEYTQQKFKELSQKVTDATVHCQALEEKNRSLHCSVLELSAKTGQLQAREQELLTMLKLKDEVILETTDYIIEFTSKFRKLESALHAAKTEEFSLNEEKQDLKLRLKELTLETNKLKDDLCERIKENNKQQEEIIHLRQENGCLRNELALIVEKSNRKDQLLQFARSKQARTDTELSSLRQIYVKQQRDLQFLHVNLESSQELRQKHEKASHERSIGVAFSAPESNSETDTVRTEGTHEICEESGTAQVPKSRVKITSEMCEVDKRLLLNASDLEETTSAYLNRCQKVVKVLAVLTEEEERRDVASSSDELGSKVFCEANNTRPLRNSDISEDGMESRDQQTFESSSPDCEHWLNVSSGVDSPSTLVQNTVTSDKTDNENKIWEERTGILFGQKTREASAAIHKSESDSCSSNNFIIKNDAWWEPVSDSEWLKIFKPMKGDGNIWHGKDCSFKSARETKCASSKRLCLVTFKK, via the exons ATGAATTCATCAGTGCCGTGTTCTGCTTCGCCCCAG AAACTTAGCGAAAGCCTTGAGAACAGCACCATTCAGAAACAGAGGCAAGAACTCCAGCTTTTAATTGCGGAACTGAAAGATCGTGATAAGGAACTCAACGACATGGTTGCAGTGCATCAACAAGAGCTTCTAGCCTGGGAAGATGATCGTCAAAAAAGACTGACTTTAGCAGAACGATGCAGCTTATTAAACA ATGAGCTGAACAAGAGAAATGACATTATAAAATCACTCACCAAAAGGTTAAAGTTCTTAGAATCTCGGCAGAATGACAGTAGGGCAACATTTGAATATACACAACAGAAGTTTAAAGAGCTGTCTCAAAAAGTAACAGATGCAACTGTTCACTGTCAGGCTCTGGAG GAGAAAAATCGAAGTCTCCACTGCTCAGTTTTGGAACTGTCTGCTAAAACAGGCCAGCTGCAAGCGAGAGAACAGGAGCTTCTTACTATGCTTAAGCTGAAG GACGAGGTTATACTTGAAACAACTGATTACATTATTGAGTTTACATCTAAATTCAGAAAGCTGGAAAGTGCATTGCATGCAGCAAAGACGGAGGAATTCAGTCTAAACGAAGAAAAGCAAGACCTCAAACTGAGACTGAAAGAACTAACACTTGAAACAAATAAGCTGAAAG atgacCTCTGTGaaaggataaaggaaaataataagcAGCAGGAAGAAATCATTCACCTCAGACAAGAAAATGGCTGCTTGAGGAATGAGCTTGCACTTATTG TTGAGAAATCAAATAGGAAGGATCAACTTCTTCAGTTTGCCAGGTCTAAACAAGCACGGACTGACACAGAACTATCAAGTTTGCGACAG ATCTACGTAAAACAGCAGCGTGACTTGCAATTTCTTCATGTCAATTTGGAGAGCTCTCAAGAATTAAGGCAAAAGCATGAAAAGGCGTCACATGAAAGGAg CATAGGTGTGGCATTCTCTGCCCCTGAAAGTAACAGCGAGACAGACACAGTTAGGACTGAGGGCACCCACGAGATATGTGAGGAGAGTGGAACTGCACAGGTTCCAAAAAGTAGGGTAAAAATCACCTCTGAGATGTGTGAAGTAGATAAAAGACTGTTACTGAATGCATCAGACTTGGAGGAAACTACCTCAGCGTACTTAAACCGGTGTCAAAAAGTTGTGAAAGTCTTGGCTGTCcttacagaagaagaagaaaggcgGGATGTTGCATCAAGCTCTGATGAGCTAGGCAGCAAAGTATTTTGTGAGGCAAACAACACAAGGCCATTGAGAAACAGCGACATTTCTGAGGATGGAATGGAAAGCAGAGACCAACAAACCTTTGAGTCGTCTTCACCTGATTGTGAGCATTGGCTTAATGTCAGTTCTGGTGTAGATTCACCAAGTACTTTGGTCCAGAACACCGTCACATCTGACaaaactgataatgaaaataaaatctgggAAGAGAGAACTGGAATTCTGTTTGGCCAAAAAACCAGAGAGGCTTCTGCTGCGATTCACAAGTCTGAATCTGATTCCTGTAGTAGTAACaacttcatcataaaaaatgatGCATGGTGGGAGCCAGTATCAGATTCAGAATGGTTGAAGATTTTCAAACCCATGAAAGGAGATGGAAATATATGGCATGGAAAAGATTGCAGCTTCAAGAGTGCACGAGAGACGAAATGTGCCAGCTCAAAAAGGTTATGTCTTGTTACATTTAAGAAATAG
- the CCDC62 gene encoding coiled-coil domain-containing protein 62 isoform X5 yields the protein MLKLKAFLRREEWSTNNKLVYFHKQACFLALIFGIFSSRAQKKICEVAVTAADEVILETTDYIIEFTSKFRKLESALHAAKTEEFSLNEEKQDLKLRLKELTLETNKLKDDLCERIKENNKQQEEIIHLRQENGCLRNELALIVEKSNRKDQLLQFARSKQARTDTELSSLRQIYVKQQRDLQFLHVNLESSQELRQKHEKASHERSIGVAFSAPESNSETDTVRTEGTHEICEESGTAQVPKSRVKITSEMCEVDKRLLLNASDLEETTSAYLNRCQKVVKVLAVLTEEEERRDVASSSDELGSKVFCEANNTRPLRNSDISEDGMESRDQQTFESSSPDCEHWLNVSSGVDSPSTLVQNTVTSDKTDNENKIWEERTGILFGQKTREASAAIHKSESDSCSSNNFIIKNDAWWEPVSDSEWLKIFKPMKGDGNIWHGKDCSFKSARETKCASSKRLCLVTFKK from the exons ATGCTTAAGCTGAAG GCTTTTTTGAGAAGAGAAGAGTGGTCAACAAACAATAAACTGGTTTATTTTCATAAACAAGCTTGTTTCCTGGCTTTGatttttgggattttttcctcAAGAGCTCAGAAGAAAATCTGTGAAGTAGCTGTAACTGCTGCA GACGAGGTTATACTTGAAACAACTGATTACATTATTGAGTTTACATCTAAATTCAGAAAGCTGGAAAGTGCATTGCATGCAGCAAAGACGGAGGAATTCAGTCTAAACGAAGAAAAGCAAGACCTCAAACTGAGACTGAAAGAACTAACACTTGAAACAAATAAGCTGAAAG atgacCTCTGTGaaaggataaaggaaaataataagcAGCAGGAAGAAATCATTCACCTCAGACAAGAAAATGGCTGCTTGAGGAATGAGCTTGCACTTATTG TTGAGAAATCAAATAGGAAGGATCAACTTCTTCAGTTTGCCAGGTCTAAACAAGCACGGACTGACACAGAACTATCAAGTTTGCGACAG ATCTACGTAAAACAGCAGCGTGACTTGCAATTTCTTCATGTCAATTTGGAGAGCTCTCAAGAATTAAGGCAAAAGCATGAAAAGGCGTCACATGAAAGGAg CATAGGTGTGGCATTCTCTGCCCCTGAAAGTAACAGCGAGACAGACACAGTTAGGACTGAGGGCACCCACGAGATATGTGAGGAGAGTGGAACTGCACAGGTTCCAAAAAGTAGGGTAAAAATCACCTCTGAGATGTGTGAAGTAGATAAAAGACTGTTACTGAATGCATCAGACTTGGAGGAAACTACCTCAGCGTACTTAAACCGGTGTCAAAAAGTTGTGAAAGTCTTGGCTGTCcttacagaagaagaagaaaggcgGGATGTTGCATCAAGCTCTGATGAGCTAGGCAGCAAAGTATTTTGTGAGGCAAACAACACAAGGCCATTGAGAAACAGCGACATTTCTGAGGATGGAATGGAAAGCAGAGACCAACAAACCTTTGAGTCGTCTTCACCTGATTGTGAGCATTGGCTTAATGTCAGTTCTGGTGTAGATTCACCAAGTACTTTGGTCCAGAACACCGTCACATCTGACaaaactgataatgaaaataaaatctgggAAGAGAGAACTGGAATTCTGTTTGGCCAAAAAACCAGAGAGGCTTCTGCTGCGATTCACAAGTCTGAATCTGATTCCTGTAGTAGTAACaacttcatcataaaaaatgatGCATGGTGGGAGCCAGTATCAGATTCAGAATGGTTGAAGATTTTCAAACCCATGAAAGGAGATGGAAATATATGGCATGGAAAAGATTGCAGCTTCAAGAGTGCACGAGAGACGAAATGTGCCAGCTCAAAAAGGTTATGTCTTGTTACATTTAAGAAATAG
- the DENR gene encoding density-regulated protein codes for MATDVAEPVVPDCRGDVRSGARSDADYPLRVLYCGVCSLPTEYCEYMPDVTKCRQWLEKNFPDEFAKLTVENSPKQEAGVGEGQGTAGEEEEKKKQKRGGRGQIKQKKKTVPQKVTIAKIPRAKKKYVTRVCGLATFEIDLKEAQRFFAQKFSCGASVTGEDEIIIQGDFTDDIIDVIQEKWPEVDDDSIEDLGEVKK; via the exons ATGGCCACAGATGTAGCTGAGCCTGTGGTCCCTGACTGCAGAGGAGACGTAAGGAGCGGTGCCAGGTCAGATGCCGACTATCCTCTTCGGGTTCTCTACTGTGGAG tCTGTTCATTGCCAACAGAG TACTGCGAATACATGCCTGATGTGACTAAATGCAGACAATGGTTAGAAAAGAATTTTCCAGATGAGTTTGCAAAACTTACAGTAG AAAATTCACCTAAACAGGAAGCTGGGGTTGGAGAAGGCCAAGGAACTGcgggagaagaagaagagaagaagaaacaaaagagag GGGGAAGAGgtcagataaaacagaaaaagaagactgTACCACAGAAAGTTACAATAGCTAAAATTCCtagagcaaagaaaaaatatgtcaCGAGAGTATGTGGCCTTGCAACATTTG AAATTGATCTTAAAGAAGCACAAAGGTTTTTCGCTCAGAAATTTTCCTGCGGTGCCTCAGTAACAGGAGAAGACGAGATCATCATTCAGGGGGATTTTACAGATGACATTATCGATGTAATCCAGGAGAAATGGCCTGAG gtggATGATGATAGCATTGAAGATCTTGGAGAAGTCAAGAAGTGA
- the CCDC62 gene encoding coiled-coil domain-containing protein 62 isoform X1, translated as MNSSVPCSASPQKLSESLENSTIQKQRQELQLLIAELKDRDKELNDMVAVHQQELLAWEDDRQKRLTLAERCSLLNNELNKRNDIIKSLTKRLKFLESRQNDSRATFEYTQQKFKELSQKVTDATVHCQALEEKNRSLHCSVLELSAKTGQLQAREQELLTMLKLKAFLRREEWSTNNKLVYFHKQACFLALIFGIFSSRAQKKICEVAVTAADEVILETTDYIIEFTSKFRKLESALHAAKTEEFSLNEEKQDLKLRLKELTLETNKLKDDLCERIKENNKQQEEIIHLRQENGCLRNELALIVEKSNRKDQLLQFARSKQARTDTELSSLRQIYVKQQRDLQFLHVNLESSQELRQKHEKASHERSIGVAFSAPESNSETDTVRTEGTHEICEESGTAQVPKSRVKITSEMCEVDKRLLLNASDLEETTSAYLNRCQKVVKVLAVLTEEEERRDVASSSDELGSKVFCEANNTRPLRNSDISEDGMESRDQQTFESSSPDCEHWLNVSSGVDSPSTLVQNTVTSDKTDNENKIWEERTGILFGQKTREASAAIHKSESDSCSSNNFIIKNDAWWEPVSDSEWLKIFKPMKGDGNIWHGKDCSFKSARETKCASSKRLCLVTFKK; from the exons ATGAATTCATCAGTGCCGTGTTCTGCTTCGCCCCAG AAACTTAGCGAAAGCCTTGAGAACAGCACCATTCAGAAACAGAGGCAAGAACTCCAGCTTTTAATTGCGGAACTGAAAGATCGTGATAAGGAACTCAACGACATGGTTGCAGTGCATCAACAAGAGCTTCTAGCCTGGGAAGATGATCGTCAAAAAAGACTGACTTTAGCAGAACGATGCAGCTTATTAAACA ATGAGCTGAACAAGAGAAATGACATTATAAAATCACTCACCAAAAGGTTAAAGTTCTTAGAATCTCGGCAGAATGACAGTAGGGCAACATTTGAATATACACAACAGAAGTTTAAAGAGCTGTCTCAAAAAGTAACAGATGCAACTGTTCACTGTCAGGCTCTGGAG GAGAAAAATCGAAGTCTCCACTGCTCAGTTTTGGAACTGTCTGCTAAAACAGGCCAGCTGCAAGCGAGAGAACAGGAGCTTCTTACTATGCTTAAGCTGAAG GCTTTTTTGAGAAGAGAAGAGTGGTCAACAAACAATAAACTGGTTTATTTTCATAAACAAGCTTGTTTCCTGGCTTTGatttttgggattttttcctcAAGAGCTCAGAAGAAAATCTGTGAAGTAGCTGTAACTGCTGCA GACGAGGTTATACTTGAAACAACTGATTACATTATTGAGTTTACATCTAAATTCAGAAAGCTGGAAAGTGCATTGCATGCAGCAAAGACGGAGGAATTCAGTCTAAACGAAGAAAAGCAAGACCTCAAACTGAGACTGAAAGAACTAACACTTGAAACAAATAAGCTGAAAG atgacCTCTGTGaaaggataaaggaaaataataagcAGCAGGAAGAAATCATTCACCTCAGACAAGAAAATGGCTGCTTGAGGAATGAGCTTGCACTTATTG TTGAGAAATCAAATAGGAAGGATCAACTTCTTCAGTTTGCCAGGTCTAAACAAGCACGGACTGACACAGAACTATCAAGTTTGCGACAG ATCTACGTAAAACAGCAGCGTGACTTGCAATTTCTTCATGTCAATTTGGAGAGCTCTCAAGAATTAAGGCAAAAGCATGAAAAGGCGTCACATGAAAGGAg CATAGGTGTGGCATTCTCTGCCCCTGAAAGTAACAGCGAGACAGACACAGTTAGGACTGAGGGCACCCACGAGATATGTGAGGAGAGTGGAACTGCACAGGTTCCAAAAAGTAGGGTAAAAATCACCTCTGAGATGTGTGAAGTAGATAAAAGACTGTTACTGAATGCATCAGACTTGGAGGAAACTACCTCAGCGTACTTAAACCGGTGTCAAAAAGTTGTGAAAGTCTTGGCTGTCcttacagaagaagaagaaaggcgGGATGTTGCATCAAGCTCTGATGAGCTAGGCAGCAAAGTATTTTGTGAGGCAAACAACACAAGGCCATTGAGAAACAGCGACATTTCTGAGGATGGAATGGAAAGCAGAGACCAACAAACCTTTGAGTCGTCTTCACCTGATTGTGAGCATTGGCTTAATGTCAGTTCTGGTGTAGATTCACCAAGTACTTTGGTCCAGAACACCGTCACATCTGACaaaactgataatgaaaataaaatctgggAAGAGAGAACTGGAATTCTGTTTGGCCAAAAAACCAGAGAGGCTTCTGCTGCGATTCACAAGTCTGAATCTGATTCCTGTAGTAGTAACaacttcatcataaaaaatgatGCATGGTGGGAGCCAGTATCAGATTCAGAATGGTTGAAGATTTTCAAACCCATGAAAGGAGATGGAAATATATGGCATGGAAAAGATTGCAGCTTCAAGAGTGCACGAGAGACGAAATGTGCCAGCTCAAAAAGGTTATGTCTTGTTACATTTAAGAAATAG
- the CCDC62 gene encoding coiled-coil domain-containing protein 62 isoform X3 → MNSSVPCSASPQKLSESLENSTIQKQRQELQLLIAELKDRDKELNDMVAVHQQELLAWEDDRQKRLTLAERCSLLNNELNKRNDIIKSLTKRLKFLESRQNDSRATFEYTQQKFKELSQKVTDATVHCQALEEKNRSLHCSVLELSAKTGQLQAREQELLTMLKLKAFLRREEWSTNNKLVYFHKQACFLALIFGIFSSRAQKKICEVAVTAADEVILETTDYIIEFTSKFRKLESALHAAKTEEFSLNEEKQDLKLRLKELTLETNKLKDDLCERIKENNKQQEEIIHLRQENGCLRNELALIVEKSNRKDQLLQFARSKQARTDTELSSLRQIYVKQQRDLQFLHVNLESSQELRQKHEKASHERSEENVDLNSFHMGSPCLTSTQKGDRPQRCEKFSDEDFPLEINDLSVTKTTNRCCSATIDQGTSSPVSKLQQALAESRQMVADLELSTLLHASPRCSPNSSSINTTAELAEALHRTQLSAAEERVGEEVSNIELILRTEDHQPISYNGKLPDFFPWFCECLKDFKVAKRCGYTGIYFIWK, encoded by the exons ATGAATTCATCAGTGCCGTGTTCTGCTTCGCCCCAG AAACTTAGCGAAAGCCTTGAGAACAGCACCATTCAGAAACAGAGGCAAGAACTCCAGCTTTTAATTGCGGAACTGAAAGATCGTGATAAGGAACTCAACGACATGGTTGCAGTGCATCAACAAGAGCTTCTAGCCTGGGAAGATGATCGTCAAAAAAGACTGACTTTAGCAGAACGATGCAGCTTATTAAACA ATGAGCTGAACAAGAGAAATGACATTATAAAATCACTCACCAAAAGGTTAAAGTTCTTAGAATCTCGGCAGAATGACAGTAGGGCAACATTTGAATATACACAACAGAAGTTTAAAGAGCTGTCTCAAAAAGTAACAGATGCAACTGTTCACTGTCAGGCTCTGGAG GAGAAAAATCGAAGTCTCCACTGCTCAGTTTTGGAACTGTCTGCTAAAACAGGCCAGCTGCAAGCGAGAGAACAGGAGCTTCTTACTATGCTTAAGCTGAAG GCTTTTTTGAGAAGAGAAGAGTGGTCAACAAACAATAAACTGGTTTATTTTCATAAACAAGCTTGTTTCCTGGCTTTGatttttgggattttttcctcAAGAGCTCAGAAGAAAATCTGTGAAGTAGCTGTAACTGCTGCA GACGAGGTTATACTTGAAACAACTGATTACATTATTGAGTTTACATCTAAATTCAGAAAGCTGGAAAGTGCATTGCATGCAGCAAAGACGGAGGAATTCAGTCTAAACGAAGAAAAGCAAGACCTCAAACTGAGACTGAAAGAACTAACACTTGAAACAAATAAGCTGAAAG atgacCTCTGTGaaaggataaaggaaaataataagcAGCAGGAAGAAATCATTCACCTCAGACAAGAAAATGGCTGCTTGAGGAATGAGCTTGCACTTATTG TTGAGAAATCAAATAGGAAGGATCAACTTCTTCAGTTTGCCAGGTCTAAACAAGCACGGACTGACACAGAACTATCAAGTTTGCGACAG ATCTACGTAAAACAGCAGCGTGACTTGCAATTTCTTCATGTCAATTTGGAGAGCTCTCAAGAATTAAGGCAAAAGCATGAAAAGGCGTCACATGAAAGGAg tgaagaAAACGTGGATCTGAATTCTTTTCACATGGGTTCTCCCTGTTTGACATCCACCCAGAAAGGAGACAGGCCTCAAAGATGTGAGAAATTCTCTGATGAAGACTTCCCTCTGGAGATCAATGACCTTTCAGTGACTAAGACGACAAATCGATGCTGCAGTGCTACCATTGACCAA GGTACCAGTTCCCCCGTAAGTAAGCTGCAGCAGGCGTTGGCCGAGTCTCGACAGATGGTTGCTGATCTGGAGCTTAGCACTCTCCTCCACGCAAGCCCCCGCTGCAGTcctaacagcagcagcattaataCG ACAGCAGAACTTGCAGAAGCTCTTCACAGAACCCAGTTATCTGCTGCAGAAGAAAGAG TGGGTGAAGAAGTTTCCAATATAGAATTAATTTTGAGAACTGAAGATCATCAACCCATCAGCTACAATGGAAAGttacctgatttttttccatggttCTGTGAGTGTTTGAAAGACTTTAAAGTGGCGAAAAGATGTGGCTATACAGGAATATATTTTAtctggaaataa